The Ictalurus furcatus strain D&B chromosome 5, Billie_1.0, whole genome shotgun sequence genome includes a region encoding these proteins:
- the fmodb gene encoding fibromodulin, translated as MWSMFLLWVGLVHFAIAHTDSLTWLNYLRGRAYSYSPNHGNYYASLHTQDDSEALDCPLECECPPAYPNAMYCNNRNLQHVPFVPSRMKYVYLQNNRITGITDGVFDNATELVWIILHMNQLRSDKISSKVFAKLSKLERLFLQHNKLEHIPEGLPHGIQDLHLDHNAITSVPPGFLRGMNDLKALHFHYNAIQELGDAVESLASLSFLDLRGNQLSEIPKNLPPKLSQLYLDHNHISSVPVDFVKKRPELRFMRLSHNRLTDAGIPPNTFNVSTLMELDLSYNKLEKIPTVSTRLQVLYLQANCIKEFSVSSFCRVINMANYSNLRVLRLEANKINPHDVPPEALLCLRKATSINL; from the exons ATGTGGAGTATGTTTTTGCTGTGGGTGGGGCTTGTGCACTTTGCCATCGCTCACACCGACTCCCTTACCTGGCTTAACTACCTGCGCGGTCGAGCCTACAGCTACAGCCCAAACCATGGCAACTACTACGCATCCCTTCACACACAAGATGACTCTGAAGCACTAGACTGCCCCCTGGAATGCGAATGCCCTCCTGCCTACCCTAACGCCATGTACTGCAACAACCGCAACCTCCAGCATGTGCCCTTTGTGCCCTCACGCATGAAGTACGTGTACCTCCAAAACAACCGGATCACCGGAATCACTGATGGGGTTTTTGACAATGCCACTGAGCTTGTCTGGATCATCCTGCATATGAACCAGCTGAGATCTGACAAAATCAGCAGCAAG GTCTTTGCCAAGCTGTCCAAACTGGAGCGCCTGTTCTTGCAGCACAACAAACTTGAGCACATCCCAGAAGGACTACCTCATGGCATTCAGGACCTGCACTTGGACCACAATGCCATCACTTCCGTGCCTCCTGGGTTCTTGCGTGGAATGAACGATCTAAAAGCTTTGCATTTCCATTATAATGCCATTCAGGAGCTCGGCGACGCTGTAGAGTCACTGGCCTCACTCAGCTTTCTGGATTTACGTGGGAATCAGTTATCAGAGATTCCCAAGAACCTTCCACCCAAGCTGAGTCAGCTGTACCTCGACCACAACCACATCTCTTCTGTCCCCGTGGACTTCGTGAAGAAGCGGCCTGAGCTGCGCTTTATGCGCCTCTCACACAATCGGCTCACAGACGCTGGAATCCCACCCAATACTTTTAATGTGAGCACGCTCATGGAACTGGACCTGTCCTACAACAAGTTGGAAAAGATTCCAACCGTCAGCACACGTCTGCAGGTCCTCTACCTTCAGGCCAATTGCATCAAAG AGTTCTCAGTCAGCAGTTTCTGTCGAGTTATAAACATGGCCAACTACTCAAACCTGCGTGTTCTGCGGCTGGAAGCGAACAAGATCAACCCTCACGATGTGCCCCCTGAGGCTCTGCTCTGCCTGCGCAAAGCCACAAGCATCAACCTATAG